A region of Pseudomonas putida DNA encodes the following proteins:
- the dnaE gene encoding DNA polymerase III subunit alpha has protein sequence MSVPFVHLRVHSEFSLVDGLVRIKPLAKALAGMNMPAVAITDQSNMCSLVKFYKTAMGAGIKPICGADLWLAGADPEAPLSRICFLAMNPKGYRNLTELISRGWVEGQRNGLVILQREWIAPASEGLIALSAGKEGDIGAALLGGRMEEAEALLRDWLGMFPERFYVEVQRTNRARDEEYVHAAVALADKVGAPLVATNDVRFIKQSDYDAHETRVCIGEGWTLDDPRRPRNYSDQQYLKSSDEMAELFSDLPDAIANTVEIAKRCNIQVQLGKHFLPDFPTPNGMGIDDYLRHVSHEGLEERLAVLWPKETTPDYEEKRQTYLDRLKFELDIIIQMGFPGYFLIVMDFIKWAKNNGVPVGPGRGSGAGSLVAYVLKITDLDPLAYDLLFERFLNPERVSMPDFDVDFCMDGRDRVIEYVADAYGRNAVSQIITFGTMAAKAVVRDVARVQGKSYGLADRLSKMIPFEVGMTLEKAYEQEEILRDFLKGDEDGREIWDMALKLEGVTRGTGKHAGGVVIAPTKLTDFSPIACDEEGGGLVTQFDKDDVEAAGLVKFDFLGLRTLTIIKWAMETINREQAKQDLPDLNIDFIPLDDRKTYELLQKAETTAVFQLESRGMKELIKKLKPDCLEDLIALVALFRPGPLQSGMVDDFINRKHGRAELAYPHPDYQYDGLQPVLAPTYGIILYQEQVMQIAQVMAGYTLGGADMLRRAMGKKKPEEMAKQRGGFIEGCANNGIDGDLAGNIFDLVEKFAGYGFNKSHSAAYGLVSYQTAWLKTHYPAPFMAAVLSADMHNTDKVVVLIEEVRSMKLRLDAPDVNTSDFKFTVNDDGRIVYGLGAIKGVGEGPVEAIVEVRAQGGPFKDLFDFCDRVDLKRVNKRTLDALIRSGALDRLGPYFHDEIKAYQANIDRNRATLLAALEEAIKSAEQTARTADSGHVDLFGGLFVEADSDVYANHRKVRELTLKERLKGEKDTLGLYLTGHPIDEYESEIRRFARQRIIDLKPSRESQTIAGMIVALRVMKNKKGDKMGFVTLDDRSGRIEASLFADSFMAAQSLLQNDAMVVVEGEVSNDDFSGGLRLRVKQVMTMEDARTRLAESLRLKVAHDALKGDRLNWLGELITRHRGGCPITLEYTGSDAKAMLQFADEWSIDPADGLIQALRDQFGRENVFLQYR, from the coding sequence ATGTCGGTTCCCTTCGTTCACCTTCGCGTGCACTCCGAATTCTCGCTGGTCGACGGTCTGGTGCGGATCAAGCCGCTGGCCAAGGCGTTGGCGGGGATGAACATGCCGGCGGTGGCGATCACCGACCAGAGCAACATGTGCTCGCTGGTGAAGTTCTACAAGACCGCCATGGGTGCCGGCATCAAGCCGATCTGTGGTGCCGACTTGTGGCTGGCCGGGGCCGACCCGGAAGCACCGTTGTCGCGCATCTGTTTCCTGGCGATGAACCCCAAGGGGTATCGCAACCTCACCGAGCTGATTTCACGTGGCTGGGTCGAAGGCCAGCGTAACGGCCTGGTGATTCTGCAGCGTGAATGGATCGCCCCTGCCAGCGAAGGCCTGATCGCGTTGTCCGCAGGCAAGGAAGGCGACATCGGCGCGGCGCTGCTGGGCGGCAGGATGGAGGAGGCCGAAGCCCTGCTGCGCGACTGGCTGGGCATGTTCCCCGAGCGTTTTTACGTAGAAGTGCAGCGCACCAACCGTGCCCGCGACGAAGAATACGTGCACGCCGCCGTGGCCCTGGCCGACAAGGTCGGCGCGCCGCTGGTGGCGACCAACGATGTGCGCTTCATCAAGCAGTCCGACTACGACGCCCACGAAACCCGTGTCTGCATCGGCGAAGGCTGGACCCTGGATGACCCACGTCGCCCGCGTAACTACAGCGACCAGCAATACCTCAAGAGCTCGGACGAAATGGCCGAGCTGTTCAGCGACCTGCCCGACGCCATCGCCAACACCGTCGAGATTGCCAAGCGCTGCAACATTCAGGTGCAACTGGGCAAGCACTTCCTGCCTGACTTTCCGACGCCCAATGGCATGGGCATCGACGATTACCTGCGCCATGTCTCCCATGAAGGCCTGGAAGAGCGCCTGGCGGTGCTCTGGCCCAAGGAGACCACCCCGGACTATGAAGAGAAGCGCCAGACCTACCTGGACCGCCTGAAGTTCGAGCTGGACATCATCATCCAGATGGGCTTCCCCGGCTACTTCCTGATCGTTATGGACTTCATCAAGTGGGCCAAGAACAACGGTGTGCCGGTAGGCCCAGGCCGAGGCTCGGGTGCGGGTTCCCTGGTGGCCTACGTGCTGAAGATCACCGACCTCGATCCGCTGGCCTATGACCTGCTGTTCGAGCGCTTCCTCAACCCTGAACGTGTATCCATGCCCGACTTCGACGTCGACTTCTGCATGGATGGCCGTGACCGGGTCATCGAATACGTGGCCGATGCCTACGGGCGTAACGCGGTCAGCCAGATCATCACCTTCGGCACCATGGCTGCCAAGGCGGTGGTGCGTGACGTGGCGCGGGTGCAGGGCAAGTCCTACGGCCTGGCCGACCGTCTGTCGAAGATGATTCCCTTCGAAGTCGGCATGACCCTGGAAAAGGCGTACGAGCAGGAAGAAATCCTGCGCGACTTCCTGAAGGGCGACGAAGATGGTCGCGAGATCTGGGACATGGCCCTCAAGCTCGAGGGTGTCACGCGGGGTACCGGCAAGCACGCCGGTGGCGTGGTAATCGCGCCAACCAAACTGACTGACTTCTCGCCGATCGCCTGTGACGAAGAGGGCGGCGGCCTGGTAACCCAGTTCGACAAGGACGATGTCGAGGCCGCCGGGCTGGTCAAGTTCGACTTCCTCGGCCTGCGCACGCTGACCATCATCAAATGGGCGATGGAGACGATCAACCGCGAGCAGGCCAAGCAGGACCTGCCGGACCTGAACATCGACTTCATTCCGCTGGATGACCGCAAGACTTACGAGTTGCTGCAAAAAGCCGAGACCACGGCGGTGTTCCAGCTCGAATCGCGCGGCATGAAGGAGCTGATCAAAAAGCTCAAGCCGGACTGCCTGGAAGACCTCATCGCACTGGTGGCGCTGTTCCGCCCAGGCCCGTTGCAGTCGGGCATGGTGGACGACTTCATCAACCGCAAGCACGGCCGCGCTGAGCTGGCCTATCCGCACCCCGACTACCAGTATGACGGCCTGCAGCCGGTACTGGCGCCCACCTACGGCATCATCTTGTATCAAGAGCAGGTGATGCAGATTGCCCAGGTCATGGCCGGCTATACCCTGGGTGGTGCCGACATGCTGCGTCGCGCCATGGGTAAGAAAAAACCCGAAGAGATGGCCAAGCAGCGTGGCGGTTTCATCGAAGGGTGTGCCAATAACGGCATCGATGGCGATCTTGCAGGCAACATCTTTGACCTGGTAGAGAAATTTGCCGGTTACGGCTTCAACAAATCTCACTCTGCCGCCTACGGTCTGGTGTCCTACCAGACTGCCTGGCTGAAAACCCACTACCCGGCGCCGTTCATGGCCGCGGTACTGTCGGCGGATATGCACAACACCGACAAGGTGGTGGTGCTGATCGAGGAAGTGCGCAGCATGAAGCTGCGCCTCGACGCGCCCGATGTGAACACCTCCGACTTCAAGTTCACCGTCAATGACGATGGCCGTATTGTCTATGGCTTGGGTGCGATCAAGGGCGTGGGCGAGGGGCCGGTGGAGGCCATCGTCGAAGTGCGTGCCCAGGGCGGCCCGTTCAAGGACTTGTTCGATTTCTGCGATCGCGTCGACCTCAAGCGCGTCAACAAGCGCACCCTCGATGCACTGATCCGCAGTGGTGCGCTGGACCGCCTCGGCCCGTATTTCCATGACGAAATCAAGGCGTACCAAGCCAACATCGACCGCAACCGTGCGACTTTGCTGGCGGCGCTGGAAGAGGCGATCAAGTCGGCAGAGCAGACCGCACGTACCGCCGACAGCGGCCATGTCGATCTGTTTGGCGGCTTGTTCGTCGAGGCAGACTCGGACGTCTATGCCAACCACCGCAAGGTCCGCGAGCTGACCCTCAAAGAGCGGCTCAAAGGCGAGAAAGACACGCTGGGCCTGTACCTGACCGGTCACCCGATCGACGAATACGAAAGCGAGATTCGCCGTTTTGCCCGTCAGCGCATCATCGACCTGAAGCCGTCCCGAGAGTCTCAGACGATCGCTGGCATGATCGTTGCGTTGCGGGTCATGAAGAACAAAAAGGGTGACAAGATGGGCTTCGTCACCCTCGATGACCGCTCCGGGCGTATCGAGGCTTCGCTGTTTGCCGACTCCTTCATGGCGGCTCAGTCACTGCTGCAGAACGATGCCATGGTGGTGGTCGAAGGTGAGGTCAGTAACGATGACTTCTCTGGTGGCCTGCGCCTGCGGGTCAAGCAGGTAATGACCATGGAGGATGCACGCACGCGCCTGGCCGAAAGCCTGCGCTTGAAAGTCGCCCATGACGCGCTCAAGGGCGACCGCCTGAACTGGCTGGGTGAGCTGATCACCCGTCACCGCGGCGGCTGCCCGATCACCCTGGAATACACCGGCAGTGACGCCAAGGCCATGCTGCAGTTTGCCGATGAGTGGTCGATCGACCCGGCCGACGGCCTGATTCAGGCGCTGCGTGACCAGTTCGGGCGTGAGAACGTCTTCCTGCAATATCGTTGA
- the eno gene encoding phosphopyruvate hydratase: MAKIVDIKGREVLDSRGNPTVEADVLLDNGIIGSACAPSGASTGSREALELRDGDKSRYLGKGVLKAVANINGPIRDLLLGKDPSDQKALDHAMIALDGTENKAKLGANAILAVSLAAAKAAAQDQDLPLYAHIANLNGTPGQYSMPVPMMNIINGGEHADNNVDIQEFMVQPVGAKTFSDGLRMGTEIFHHLKAVLKARGLNTAVGDEGGFAPNLASNEDALAAIAEAVEKAGYKLGTDVTLALDCAASEFYEDGKYNLSGEGKSFDAEGFAEYLKGLTERFPIISIEDGLDESDWAGWKILTDKIGEKVQLVGDDLFVTNTKILKEGIEKGIGNSILIKFNQIGSLTETLEAIQMAKAAGYTAVISHRSGETEDSTIADLAVGTAAGQIKTGSLCRSDRVSKYNQLLRIEEQLGAKAVYRGRTEFRG, encoded by the coding sequence ATGGCAAAAATCGTCGACATCAAAGGTCGTGAAGTTCTCGATTCGCGTGGCAACCCCACCGTGGAAGCCGATGTACTGCTCGACAACGGCATCATCGGTAGCGCTTGCGCGCCGTCCGGTGCTTCCACCGGCTCGCGCGAAGCGCTGGAGCTGCGTGATGGCGACAAGAGCCGTTACCTGGGCAAGGGCGTGCTCAAAGCCGTCGCCAACATCAACGGCCCGATCCGTGACCTGCTGCTGGGCAAGGATCCTTCTGACCAGAAGGCCCTGGACCATGCCATGATCGCCCTGGACGGTACCGAAAACAAAGCCAAGCTGGGTGCAAACGCCATCCTGGCCGTTTCCCTGGCTGCTGCCAAGGCCGCTGCCCAGGACCAGGACCTGCCGCTGTACGCGCACATCGCCAACCTGAACGGCACTCCGGGCCAGTACTCGATGCCGGTTCCGATGATGAACATCATCAACGGTGGCGAGCACGCCGACAATAACGTCGACATCCAGGAGTTCATGGTGCAGCCGGTTGGCGCCAAGACCTTCTCTGATGGCCTGCGCATGGGCACCGAAATCTTCCATCACCTGAAGGCTGTACTGAAGGCTCGCGGCCTGAACACTGCCGTGGGTGACGAAGGTGGCTTCGCGCCGAACCTGGCGTCCAACGAAGACGCGCTGGCCGCCATCGCCGAAGCTGTTGAAAAAGCCGGCTACAAGCTGGGCACCGACGTGACCCTGGCCCTGGACTGCGCGGCTTCCGAGTTCTATGAAGACGGCAAGTACAACCTGTCTGGCGAAGGCAAGTCGTTCGACGCCGAAGGCTTTGCCGAGTACCTGAAAGGCCTGACCGAGCGCTTCCCGATCATTTCGATCGAAGACGGCCTGGACGAGTCCGACTGGGCTGGCTGGAAGATCCTCACCGACAAGATCGGCGAGAAGGTGCAACTGGTCGGCGACGACCTGTTCGTGACCAACACCAAGATCCTCAAGGAAGGCATCGAGAAGGGCATCGGTAACTCGATCCTGATCAAGTTCAACCAGATCGGCTCGCTGACCGAAACCCTGGAAGCCATCCAGATGGCCAAGGCTGCCGGCTACACCGCGGTGATTTCGCACCGTTCCGGTGAAACCGAAGACTCGACCATCGCCGACCTGGCCGTGGGTACCGCTGCTGGCCAGATCAAGACCGGCTCGCTGTGCCGTTCCGACCGCGTATCCAAGTACAACCAACTGCTGCGCATCGAAGAGCAACTGGGTGCCAAGGCGGTTTACCGTGGCCGTACCGAGTTTCGCGGTTAA
- the rnhB gene encoding ribonuclease HII — MQIGLDFNLVEDLVAGVDEVGRGPLCGAVVTAAVILDPARPILGLNDSKKLTEAKREALFDEICEKALSFCIARAEVEEIDRLNILQATMLAMQRAVEGLHVTPKLALIDGNRCPKLAVPAAPVIKGDSQVPAIAAASILAKVTRDREMSAFELIYPGYGMGGHKGYPTPVHLEALARLGPTPIHRRSFAPVRAAWEAREGVVDSLI, encoded by the coding sequence ATGCAAATAGGACTGGATTTCAACCTGGTCGAAGACCTGGTCGCCGGTGTCGATGAAGTCGGCCGTGGCCCGCTGTGCGGCGCGGTGGTCACTGCCGCGGTGATCCTCGACCCGGCACGGCCGATCCTGGGCCTCAACGATTCGAAGAAACTCACCGAAGCCAAGCGCGAAGCGCTGTTCGACGAAATCTGCGAGAAGGCGCTGAGCTTTTGCATTGCCCGCGCCGAGGTCGAGGAAATCGACCGCCTGAACATCCTTCAGGCCACCATGCTGGCCATGCAGCGTGCGGTTGAGGGTTTGCATGTCACGCCCAAGCTTGCCCTGATCGATGGCAACCGTTGCCCCAAGCTGGCGGTACCTGCGGCGCCGGTGATCAAGGGTGATAGCCAGGTACCGGCCATTGCGGCGGCATCGATCCTGGCCAAGGTGACGCGTGATCGGGAGATGAGCGCGTTTGAGCTGATCTATCCAGGCTACGGCATGGGTGGGCACAAGGGCTACCCGACGCCGGTGCACCTTGAAGCCCTGGCACGGCTTGGGCCTACGCCCATTCATCGGCGCTCCTTTGCGCCTGTGCGGGCGGCTTGGGAGGCCCGTGAGGGCGTTGTTGACTCCTTGATTTAG
- a CDS encoding CTP synthase — translation MTRYIFVTGGVVSSLGKGIASASLAAILEARGLKVTMLKLDPYINVDPGTMSPFQHGEVFVTHDGAETDLDLGHYERFIRTTMTQNNNFTTGRIYEHVLRKERRGDYLGATIQVIPHITDEIKRRIIKGAGDADVALVEIGGTVGDIESQPFLEAIRQLRFEVGAKRAMLMHLTLVPYIATAGETKTKPTQHSVKELRSIGLQPDVLVCRSDHPIDSSSRRKIAQFTNVEERAVIALEDADTIYKIPGILHAQGLDDFVTERFGLQCDSADLSEWDKVVDAKLNPEHEVTIAMVGKYMELLDAYKSLIEAMSHAGITNRTKVNLRYIDSEDIENQGTSLLEGADAILVPGGFGLRGVEGKITAVQYARENKVPYLGICLGMQVAVIEFARNVMGWKDANSTEFDRSSGHPVVGLITEWADATGAVETRTEASDLGGTMRLGAQDCQIVSGSKVHDCYGKDVITERHRHRYEVNNNLLPQMLDAGLVVSGRSEDGALVEVVESKDHPWFVACQFHPEFTSTPRDGHPLFSGFVKAALAQKNKA, via the coding sequence ATGACGCGCTACATATTCGTCACGGGCGGTGTTGTTTCTTCATTGGGGAAAGGCATTGCCTCGGCTTCCCTGGCGGCCATCCTGGAAGCGCGGGGACTCAAGGTCACCATGCTCAAGCTGGATCCGTACATCAACGTCGATCCTGGCACCATGAGTCCGTTCCAGCACGGTGAAGTCTTCGTCACCCATGACGGCGCCGAGACTGACCTTGACCTGGGCCACTACGAGCGGTTCATCCGCACGACCATGACCCAGAACAACAACTTCACCACCGGCCGTATCTACGAGCACGTGCTGCGCAAGGAGCGCCGTGGTGACTACCTGGGCGCGACCATCCAGGTCATCCCGCACATCACCGACGAGATCAAGCGTCGCATCATCAAGGGCGCCGGCGATGCCGACGTGGCCCTGGTTGAAATCGGCGGCACCGTCGGCGACATCGAGTCGCAGCCGTTCCTCGAGGCCATCCGCCAGTTGCGTTTCGAAGTCGGCGCCAAGCGCGCGATGCTGATGCACCTGACCCTGGTCCCATACATCGCCACCGCGGGCGAGACCAAGACCAAGCCAACCCAGCACTCGGTCAAGGAGCTGCGCTCCATCGGCCTGCAGCCTGACGTGCTGGTATGCCGCTCCGATCACCCGATCGACAGCTCGTCGCGCCGCAAGATCGCCCAGTTCACCAACGTTGAAGAGCGTGCGGTGATTGCGCTGGAAGACGCCGATACCATCTACAAGATCCCGGGCATCCTGCATGCTCAGGGCCTGGATGATTTCGTCACCGAGCGCTTCGGTTTGCAGTGCGATAGCGCCGACCTGTCCGAGTGGGACAAGGTCGTCGACGCTAAGCTCAACCCAGAGCACGAAGTGACCATCGCCATGGTCGGCAAGTACATGGAGCTGCTGGATGCGTACAAGTCGCTGATCGAAGCGATGAGCCACGCCGGCATCACCAACCGCACTAAGGTCAACCTGCGCTACATCGATTCCGAAGACATCGAGAACCAGGGCACCAGCCTGCTCGAAGGCGCCGATGCCATTCTGGTACCGGGCGGTTTCGGCCTGCGCGGCGTCGAAGGCAAGATCACCGCGGTGCAGTACGCCCGTGAGAACAAGGTGCCATACCTGGGTATCTGCCTGGGCATGCAGGTTGCCGTGATCGAATTCGCCCGTAACGTGATGGGCTGGAAAGACGCCAACTCCACCGAGTTCGACCGCAGCAGCGGCCACCCGGTCGTCGGCCTGATCACCGAGTGGGCGGATGCCACCGGTGCCGTCGAGACCCGTACCGAAGCTTCCGACCTGGGCGGTACCATGCGCCTGGGCGCACAGGACTGCCAGATCGTCTCGGGTTCCAAGGTTCACGACTGCTACGGCAAGGACGTGATCACCGAGCGTCACCGCCACCGTTACGAAGTGAACAACAACCTGCTGCCACAGATGCTCGACGCAGGCCTGGTGGTCTCCGGTCGTTCCGAAGACGGCGCGCTGGTAGAAGTGGTCGAGTCCAAGGACCACCCATGGTTCGTCGCCTGCCAGTTCCACCCGGAGTTCACCTCGACCCCGCGTGACGGCCACCCGCTGTTCAGTGGTTTCGTCAAGGCAGCCCTGGCTCAGAAGAACAAGGCCTGA
- the kdsA gene encoding 3-deoxy-8-phosphooctulonate synthase: MTQKIIRVGNIEIANDKPFVLFGGMNVLESRDLAMKVCEEYVRVTEKLGIPYVFKASFDKANRSSVSSYRGPGMEEGLKIFEEIKRTFNVPVITDVHEPYQAEPVAKVCDIIQLPAFLSRQTDLVVAMAKTGAVINIKKAQFLAPQEMKHILAKCEEAGNDQLILCERGSSFGYNNLVVDMLGFGIMKQFEYPVFFDVTHALQMPGGRSDSAGGRRAQVTDLAKAGMSQGLAGLFLEAHPDPDNAKCDGPCALRLDKLEPFLAQLKQLDDLVKSFPTVETA; encoded by the coding sequence ATGACCCAGAAGATCATTCGCGTCGGTAACATCGAGATCGCCAACGACAAGCCGTTCGTCCTGTTCGGCGGCATGAACGTTCTGGAGTCCCGTGACCTGGCAATGAAGGTCTGCGAAGAGTACGTGCGGGTGACCGAGAAGCTCGGCATCCCGTACGTGTTCAAGGCCAGCTTCGACAAGGCTAACCGTTCGTCGGTGTCGTCCTACCGTGGCCCAGGCATGGAAGAGGGGCTGAAGATCTTCGAAGAGATCAAGCGTACCTTCAACGTGCCGGTGATCACCGATGTGCACGAGCCCTACCAGGCCGAGCCGGTGGCCAAGGTCTGCGACATCATCCAGTTGCCGGCCTTCCTGTCGCGCCAGACCGACCTGGTGGTGGCCATGGCCAAGACCGGCGCGGTGATCAACATCAAGAAGGCCCAGTTCCTCGCGCCCCAGGAAATGAAACACATCCTGGCCAAGTGCGAAGAGGCCGGTAACGATCAGTTGATCCTCTGCGAGCGTGGTTCGAGCTTCGGCTACAACAACCTGGTAGTGGACATGCTCGGCTTCGGCATCATGAAGCAGTTCGAGTACCCGGTATTCTTCGATGTGACCCACGCCCTGCAGATGCCGGGCGGTCGCTCGGACTCTGCCGGTGGCCGCCGCGCCCAGGTTACCGACCTGGCCAAGGCCGGCATGAGCCAGGGCCTGGCCGGTCTGTTCCTCGAGGCCCACCCCGATCCGGACAACGCCAAGTGCGATGGTCCATGCGCCCTGCGCCTGGACAAGCTGGAGCCGTTCCTGGCTCAGCTCAAGCAATTGGACGACCTGGTGAAAAGTTTTCCGACGGTAGAAACCGCGTAA
- a CDS encoding acetyl-CoA carboxylase carboxyltransferase subunit alpha, whose amino-acid sequence MNPNFLDFEQPIADLQAKIEGLRLVGNDNSLNISDEIARLQDKSNTLTESIFGNLTSWQIARLARHPRRPYTLDYLQHIFTEFEELHGDRHFSDDAAIVGGTARLDGKAVMVIGHQKGREVREKVRRNFGMPRPEGYRKACRLMEMAERFKMPILTFIDTPGAYPGIDAEERNQSEAIAWNLRVMARLKTPIIATVIGEGGSGGALAIGVCDQLNMLQYSTYSVISPEGCASILWKTADKAADAAEAMGITAERLKSLNIVDKVIPEPLGGAHRDPAAMAESIRADLVQQLDMLGKFDNDALLARRYERLMSYGL is encoded by the coding sequence ATGAACCCGAATTTCCTCGATTTCGAACAGCCGATTGCCGACCTGCAAGCCAAGATCGAAGGCCTGCGCCTGGTGGGTAACGACAACTCGCTGAACATCAGCGATGAAATTGCCCGTCTGCAAGACAAGAGCAATACCCTGACCGAAAGCATCTTCGGCAACCTGACCAGCTGGCAGATCGCCCGCCTGGCCCGTCACCCGCGTCGTCCTTACACCCTGGACTACCTGCAGCACATCTTCACCGAATTCGAAGAGCTGCACGGTGACCGTCACTTCTCCGACGATGCTGCGATCGTGGGCGGTACCGCCCGTCTGGATGGCAAGGCGGTCATGGTCATCGGCCACCAGAAGGGCCGTGAAGTGCGTGAGAAGGTACGCCGCAACTTCGGCATGCCGCGCCCTGAGGGTTACCGTAAGGCGTGCCGCCTGATGGAAATGGCCGAACGCTTCAAGATGCCGATCCTGACCTTCATCGACACCCCGGGTGCTTACCCAGGTATCGATGCCGAAGAGCGCAACCAGAGTGAGGCTATCGCCTGGAACCTGCGCGTAATGGCGCGCCTGAAAACGCCAATCATCGCCACCGTGATCGGTGAGGGTGGTTCTGGCGGTGCGCTGGCCATTGGTGTGTGCGATCAGCTGAACATGCTGCAGTACTCCACCTACTCGGTAATCTCGCCGGAAGGTTGCGCCTCGATCCTGTGGAAGACCGCCGACAAGGCTGCCGACGCTGCCGAGGCCATGGGCATCACGGCCGAGCGCCTGAAGAGCCTGAACATCGTCGACAAGGTCATCCCGGAGCCGCTGGGCGGCGCCCACCGCGACCCGGCCGCCATGGCTGAAAGCATCCGTGCCGACCTGGTGCAGCAGTTGGACATGCTGGGCAAGTTCGACAATGACGCGCTGCTGGCCCGTCGTTACGAGCGCCTGATGAGCTACGGCCTCTGA
- the tilS gene encoding tRNA lysidine(34) synthetase TilS, with protein sequence MINLTPWLQAPAWHIAFSGGLDSTVLLHLLADYARTHPAPPLRAIHIHHGLQPAADAWPSHCRHICANLGIELRVIHVQVAPGASLEQAARDARYTAFKEVLGPGEVLFTGQHREDQAETLLFRLLRGAGLRGLAAMPVQRPLGQGCLARPLLAVAQQQLQAYAQAQGLTWIEDPSNRDTAFARNYLRGEVFPVLQQRWPQASQNLARCAEHLGEAQGLLDDVAQADLALAEEGAAAAWVGLDSLALAVLAALSPARQRNALQYWLSRRTRLPDTRHWAGWADLRDAAADAQPSWRLADGRLVRSNGRIWWLSGDWLQTPQGEFAWADSACELALPGNGSVRLTAPKPLAGLTIRYRQGGEVLEFAGRGRRDLKRLLNELQVPHFVRSRLPLLYQGERLLAVASLPELGQANCQLHWQPPTNAQGLS encoded by the coding sequence TTGATCAACCTCACCCCCTGGCTCCAAGCCCCTGCCTGGCACATCGCCTTCTCTGGCGGCCTGGACTCTACCGTCCTGCTGCACCTGCTGGCCGATTACGCCCGTACCCACCCCGCACCCCCGCTGCGCGCCATCCATATCCATCACGGCCTGCAGCCCGCCGCTGACGCCTGGCCATCCCATTGCCGGCACATCTGCGCCAACCTAGGCATCGAACTGCGTGTGATCCACGTCCAGGTCGCGCCCGGCGCCAGCCTCGAACAAGCTGCCCGCGATGCCCGTTACACGGCATTCAAGGAGGTGCTCGGCCCCGGTGAAGTACTCTTCACTGGCCAACACCGCGAAGACCAGGCCGAAACCTTGCTCTTCCGCCTGCTGCGCGGCGCCGGGTTGCGTGGCTTGGCCGCGATGCCGGTACAGCGTCCGCTGGGGCAGGGCTGCCTGGCCAGGCCGTTGCTGGCCGTTGCGCAGCAACAGTTGCAAGCGTACGCCCAAGCCCAGGGCCTGACCTGGATCGAAGACCCCTCCAACCGCGACACCGCCTTTGCCCGTAACTATTTGCGCGGCGAAGTGTTCCCTGTGTTGCAGCAGCGCTGGCCGCAGGCCAGCCAGAACCTGGCCCGTTGCGCAGAGCACCTGGGCGAAGCACAGGGTTTGCTGGATGACGTGGCTCAGGCCGATCTGGCCCTGGCCGAGGAGGGCGCTGCTGCGGCTTGGGTGGGGCTCGATTCCTTAGCGCTTGCGGTGCTCGCGGCGTTGTCACCCGCTCGTCAGCGCAATGCCCTGCAATACTGGCTCAGCCGCCGCACTCGGCTGCCGGATACGCGCCACTGGGCTGGCTGGGCCGACCTGCGCGATGCCGCAGCCGACGCGCAGCCGAGCTGGCGTCTGGCCGACGGCCGGTTGGTGCGCAGCAACGGCCGTATCTGGTGGCTGAGCGGTGACTGGCTGCAGACGCCGCAAGGCGAGTTCGCCTGGGCAGACTCGGCCTGCGAGCTGGCGTTACCGGGCAACGGCAGCGTTCGGTTGACTGCGCCCAAGCCCCTGGCGGGCCTGACTATTCGCTATCGCCAGGGTGGTGAAGTGCTTGAGTTTGCAGGGCGCGGCCGACGCGACCTCAAGCGCCTGCTCAACGAGCTGCAGGTGCCGCATTTCGTGCGTTCACGCCTGCCATTGCTGTACCAAGGCGAGCGTTTGCTGGCAGTGGCCAGTCTGCCCGAGCTCGGGCAGGCAAATTGCCAACTGCACTGGCAGCCTCCGACGAACGCGCAAGGTTTGAGCTGA